Proteins from a single region of Sphingomonas swuensis:
- a CDS encoding YihY/virulence factor BrkB family protein, translating to MNSSASVTPADHGRSADKPSEIPGPGWIEIAKRTWAEVGKDNVGIVAAGVAFYFFLALVPLLGATVLTYGLFASPETVAEQAASLTKFVPGEAAKLIGDQLMSVVETSGGKKGFGLIAAIAVAFWGARNAAGAIVTALNIVYEEEEKRGIVKTTLLALAMTLGAVVMAGMVGLAVTVLAGIEKLLPTAGGAVQLLFKIITTVVLGGIAAAAAATLYRYGPSREKARWTWLTPGSIFFAAVWLLLTLAFGFYVSQFGNYGATYGALSSVVVLLTWLYLSAYVLIFGAELNSEIEHQTARDTTAKGGEKPLGARGAWSADHVAAGKDGDPDPLPRGKPQSAPAPVLPVGEAREHIYLTSRVTSRAGSMAGARRISMLSSGLATLGLGFLKTRGREKAGAALLVTAAGLALLKRR from the coding sequence AAGCCGAGCGAGATTCCGGGGCCGGGCTGGATCGAGATCGCCAAGCGGACATGGGCCGAAGTCGGCAAGGACAATGTCGGGATCGTCGCCGCTGGCGTCGCCTTCTACTTCTTCCTGGCACTGGTGCCGCTGCTCGGCGCGACGGTGCTGACCTACGGACTGTTCGCCTCGCCCGAAACCGTCGCCGAACAGGCAGCGAGCTTGACCAAGTTCGTTCCGGGCGAAGCGGCCAAGCTGATCGGCGACCAGCTGATGAGTGTTGTCGAGACTTCGGGCGGCAAGAAGGGCTTCGGACTGATCGCGGCGATCGCCGTCGCCTTCTGGGGCGCGCGCAATGCCGCCGGTGCGATCGTCACCGCCCTCAACATCGTCTACGAGGAAGAAGAGAAGCGCGGGATCGTCAAGACGACGCTGCTGGCACTGGCGATGACGCTCGGCGCGGTGGTGATGGCCGGAATGGTAGGGCTGGCGGTGACGGTGCTTGCGGGCATCGAGAAATTGCTGCCGACGGCCGGCGGGGCCGTGCAACTGCTGTTCAAGATCATCACGACGGTGGTCCTGGGGGGCATCGCCGCCGCCGCCGCGGCCACCCTCTACCGCTACGGGCCGAGCCGTGAGAAGGCGCGCTGGACATGGCTCACGCCGGGCTCGATCTTCTTCGCCGCGGTGTGGCTGCTGCTGACGCTGGCCTTCGGCTTCTACGTCAGCCAGTTCGGCAATTACGGTGCGACCTACGGGGCGCTGTCCTCGGTCGTGGTGCTGCTGACCTGGCTCTACCTGTCGGCCTACGTCCTCATCTTCGGAGCCGAGCTGAACAGCGAGATTGAGCACCAGACCGCCCGGGACACGACCGCCAAGGGAGGCGAGAAGCCGCTGGGGGCCCGCGGGGCCTGGAGCGCCGACCATGTCGCGGCAGGCAAGGACGGCGACCCCGACCCGCTCCCACGCGGCAAGCCGCAATCAGCTCCTGCACCTGTCCTTCCGGTCGGGGAGGCGAGGGAGCACATCTACCTGACCTCGCGGGTCACCAGCCGGGCAGGCTCGATGGCCGGTGCGCGCAGAATCTCGATGCTTTCGAGCGGTCTCGCGACGCTCGGGCTCGGCTTTCTCAAGACGCGTGGCAGGGAAAAGGCAGGCGCCGCCCTTCTAGTGACGGCCGCCGGCCTCGCCTTGCTCAAGCGGAGATAG
- the rpoH gene encoding RNA polymerase sigma factor RpoH, translating to MAQAKALSIPAGAGEVGLNRYLAEIKKFPILAPEEEYMLAKRWREHNDTDAAARLVNSHLRLVAKIAMGYRGYGLPVSELISEGNIGLMQGVKKFEPDRGFRLATYAMWWIRASIQEFILRSWSLVKIGTTAAQKKLFFNLRRMKNQIDAFEEGDLKPADVTKIATDLGVTEDEVISMNRRMSMGGDTSLNAPLKGDEGAESQWQDFLVDNGPLQDELVADEEEKQVRHALLNSAMQSLNDREKHILTERRLSDEPKTLEELSQVYGVSRERIRQIEVRAFEKLQAALMKSATEQRLLPAA from the coding sequence ATGGCACAGGCAAAGGCACTTTCCATTCCTGCGGGCGCCGGCGAAGTCGGCCTCAACCGCTATCTGGCTGAGATCAAGAAGTTTCCGATCCTCGCGCCGGAAGAGGAATACATGCTGGCGAAGCGCTGGCGCGAGCATAACGACACCGATGCCGCGGCTCGGCTGGTCAACTCGCACCTGCGCCTCGTCGCCAAGATCGCTATGGGCTACCGCGGCTACGGCCTGCCCGTCTCGGAGCTCATCTCCGAAGGCAACATCGGCCTCATGCAGGGCGTCAAGAAATTCGAGCCCGACCGGGGCTTCCGCCTTGCCACCTATGCCATGTGGTGGATCCGGGCGAGCATCCAGGAATTCATCCTGCGCTCGTGGAGCTTGGTGAAGATCGGCACCACCGCCGCGCAGAAGAAGCTGTTCTTCAACCTGCGCCGGATGAAGAATCAGATCGACGCCTTCGAGGAGGGCGACCTCAAGCCGGCTGACGTGACCAAGATCGCGACCGATCTCGGGGTCACCGAGGACGAGGTCATCTCGATGAACCGCCGCATGTCGATGGGCGGCGACACCAGCCTCAACGCGCCGCTCAAGGGCGACGAGGGGGCCGAGAGCCAGTGGCAGGACTTCCTCGTCGACAACGGTCCGCTTCAGGACGAGCTGGTTGCCGACGAGGAAGAGAAGCAGGTCCGCCATGCCCTGCTCAACAGCGCCATGCAGTCGCTCAACGACCGGGAGAAGCACATCCTGACCGAGCGCCGGCTGTCCGACGAGCCCAAGACGCTCGAGGAGTTGTCGCAGGTCTATGGCGTCAGCCGCGAGCGAATTCGCCAGATCGAGGTTCGCGCCTTCGAGAAGCTGCAGGCGGCGCTGATGAAGTCGGCTACCGAGCAACGGCTGCTCCCCGCGGCCTGA
- a CDS encoding RluA family pseudouridine synthase, which produces MSGGSDIIDVALDAEHAGWRLDRALAHALPTMSRERLKSLVRAGSLEREGLLVRDPAIKVSGDEQFRLTVPLATEPDAEAQDIPLAIIFEDDHLLVVDKPAGLVVHPAAGNLDGTMVNALLHHCAGRLSGIGGVARPGIVHRIDKDTSGLLVVAKTDVAHEGLARQFQDHSIERRYLAAIGGRPAKLEGSVDAPLARSSHDRKKMAIVEEGRGKRAVTHYKVLGISNSAARIECRLETGRTHQVRVHMASIGHPLLGDPVYGRAPAQKLRELLLRLNFRRQALHAARLGFVHPVTKDRLSFESAIPQDMQELFSALGV; this is translated from the coding sequence ATGAGCGGGGGCTCCGACATCATCGACGTGGCGCTCGACGCCGAACACGCGGGCTGGCGGCTCGACCGTGCTCTCGCCCACGCACTTCCGACCATGTCGCGCGAACGACTGAAAAGCCTCGTCCGAGCCGGCTCGCTCGAGCGCGAGGGACTGCTGGTCCGCGATCCCGCGATCAAGGTCTCCGGCGACGAGCAGTTTCGCCTGACCGTCCCGCTCGCGACCGAGCCGGACGCCGAAGCGCAGGACATCCCTCTAGCGATCATCTTCGAGGACGACCACCTGCTGGTCGTCGACAAGCCGGCGGGCCTCGTCGTCCACCCGGCCGCGGGCAATCTCGACGGGACCATGGTCAACGCCCTGCTCCACCATTGCGCGGGCCGGCTGAGCGGGATCGGCGGGGTCGCAAGGCCCGGGATCGTCCACCGGATCGACAAGGACACGTCCGGGCTGCTGGTCGTCGCCAAGACCGACGTCGCCCACGAGGGTCTCGCCCGCCAGTTCCAGGATCACAGCATCGAGCGCCGCTACCTCGCTGCAATCGGTGGCCGCCCGGCCAAGCTGGAAGGCAGCGTCGATGCGCCGCTCGCCCGCTCCTCGCACGACCGCAAGAAGATGGCGATTGTCGAGGAAGGACGCGGCAAGCGGGCGGTGACCCACTATAAGGTGCTTGGGATCAGCAATTCCGCAGCGCGGATCGAGTGCCGGCTGGAGACGGGGCGGACCCACCAGGTCCGGGTCCACATGGCGAGCATCGGCCATCCGCTGCTCGGCGACCCGGTCTATGGCCGGGCTCCGGCGCAGAAGCTGCGTGAATTGCTTCTCCGGTTGAACTTCCGGCGGCAGGCCCTCCATGCCGCCCGGCTGGGCTTCGTGCATCCGGTGACAAAGGACCGTCTATCGTTCGAAAGCGCCATTCCGCAGGATATGCAGGAACTGTTCAGTGCGCTTGGGGTATAG